GTCGGTCGAAGCCGTGGTGGCGGGTGACGCGCCGACCGAGCGCACGCATGCGGTGCGCGAAGGCCGCACCGCTGCACCGCGCGACACCGTGCGCATGTACACCGGCGGCACCGATGGCCAAGCCGGCTGGCACGACGCTCGCCTCTACGTGCGTGAAGACCTGCTGCCTGGCGATGCCATCGACGGGCCAGCCATCATCGCCGAGCAGAATGCGACGACGGTGGTCGAGCCGGGCTGGCGCGCGCGCCTGACCGAGCACGATCACATCCTGCTGGACCGCGTGATGGATCGTGCCGCGCAATACGCCGCCGGCACCACGGTGGACCCGGTTCTGCTGGAGGTGTTCAACAACCTGTTCATGAACATCGCCGAGCAGATGGGCTTGCAGCTGCAGAACACGGCGTACTCGGTCAACATCAAGGAACGTCTGGACTTCAGCTGCGCGCTGTTCGACGCCGAGGGCAACCTGATCGCCAACGCGCCGCACATGCCGGTGCACCTCGGGTCGATGGGCGAAAGCATCAAGACCGTGATTCACCAGAATGCGGGCCGCATGCAGCCCGGCGACGTATACGTGCTGAACGATCCCTACCACGGCGGCACGCATTTGCCGGACGTCACGGTGATCACGCCGGTGTACCTGGACGAGGCCGAGCCGCCCATCTTCTACGTGGGCTCGCGCGGGCACCATGCCGACATTGGTGGCATATCGCCGGGGTCGATGCCGCCGTTCTCTACGCGCATCGAAGAAGAGGGCGTGCAGATCAACAACGTGAAGCTGGTGGACCGCGGCACGCTGCGCGAGCAGGACATGCTCGATCTGCTGGCCAGTGGCGAATTCCCCAGCCGCAACCCGGCGCAGAACATGGCCGACCTGAAGGCGCAGATTGCCGCCAACGAAAAGGGCGTGCAAGAGCTGCGCAAGATGGCGCAGCAGTTCGGCCTGCCAGTGGTTCAGGCCTACATGCGGCACGTGCAGGACAACGCCGAGGAATCGGTGCGGCGCGCCATCACGCAACTGGCGGCGCGGATGCAGGGCGGCAGCTTCACGCTGCCCCTGGACAACGGTGCGCAGATTCACGTCACCGTGACGATCGACGGCGCGGCCCGCTCGGCCAAGGTGGATTTCACCGGTACGTCGCCGCAGCAGCTCAACAACTTCAACGCGCCCACGGCGGTGTGCATGGCGGCGGTGCTGTACGTGTTCCGCATGCTGGTGGACGACGACATTCCGCTGAACGCGGGCTGCCTGAAGCCGATCGAGGTGGTGATTCCCGAAGGGTCGATGCTGCGCCCCAACCCACCGGCCAGCGTCGTGGCGGGCAACGTGGAAACATCCACCTGCATCACCAACGCGATCATCGGCGCGCTGGGCTTGATGGGCGCCAGCCAGTGCACGGTGAACAACTTCACCTTCGGCAATGAGCGCTATCAATATTACGAGACGATTTCAGGCGGGTCGGGCGCTGGCGGGGTGTTTGATGCCCAAGGAAAGCTGGTGGGGGGCTTTCCGGGAACCAGCGTGGTGCAGACCCACATGACCAATTCGCGCATGACCGATCCTGAAGTGCTGGAATGGCGCTTTCCGGTTCGGCTGGAAAGCTACGCCATTCGCCACGGCTCCGGCGGGCAGGGGCGTTGGGACGGTGGCGATGGCGGGGTGCGGCGCGTGCGCTTTTTGCAGCCCATGACCGCCAGCATCCTGAGCAACGGGCGCGTGCGTGGCGCGTTTGGCATGGCGGGCGGCGCGGAGGGCGCGGTTGGCGTCAACCGCGTGGTGCGCGCCGACGGGGCCGAGCTGGCCCTGGAGCATATCGGCAGCGTGGAGATGCAGCCAGGCGATATCTTCGAGATCCATACGCCCGGTGGTGGCGGATTCGGCAGCGCCTGAGGCCCCAAGAAAACGAGCGACGCATGGTCGCTCGTTCAGTGGCTAAATCAGCATGACCCAAGCGGTCACGGCGCGTGACCGTGGGCTGCTCAGCTTACTCAGGGCTTGGCAGGCGCGGCCGGCTTGGCACCGGTGGCAGCCAGGGGCGCTGGCGGAGCGGCTTTGCCTGCGTCCGTGGCGGCCGCGCCTTTCGCGGGCTTGGCGTTCGGTGCAGGGGCTGGTGCGGCTGCGGAGTACGCCGCTCCGTTGACCGTCAGGCCGCCGGTAGACAGTTTGGCGGCGCTCTTGCCGCCAACCCCTTTGACCCTGGCGATCAGGTCGCTCCAGTCCTTGAAGGGGCCTTTCTTTCGCTCATCCAGAATGCGCGTGGACATGGCGGGGCCGATGCCTTTCACGCTGTCGAGGTCGGCCGCGTTGGCCGTATTCACATCCACGGCGGCAAAGGACATGGCCGCGTAAAACATGGCCAGGGCGGTCAGCAATTTCTTCAACATGGTGTCTCCCTCCGAAAGGGCGGCACGCCTTGGGCCGGCTGGCCCGGTTCGCGCCGCAAAGACAGTCTAGCGGCGCCCGCGCCGCCGCGCACCCCCTGAATCAGAGTTCTTCGATGCGCCGGGGTGGAAAGCTGTCCCAAGCCTGGCAGCCTGGACACTGCCAGAAGTAGCCCTGCGCTTCAAAGCCGCACGCCGCGCAGCGGTAGCGTGCCAAAGGGCGCACGGCTTCTTCGACCGAGCGCTGCACCACCGTGTGCGCGCCATCCTGCGCAAACGGCTCCTGGCTCAGCCAGCGCGACGCGGCGATCAAGGAAGGCTCCACCGCCATGTGGCGAACGTACCCTTCGCGCGCATCCCGCAAGGGCATGCCATCGGCCACGTCGGCCTGAACCAGTGCGTCCGCGATGTCCACCGACGGGTGGCCGGTGTAGCTGCGCTGCAGCACTTCTCGGGCGCGGCCGAGCTGACCAATCTGCTGGGCGATGCGCACCATTTCGCTGGCCACCAGCGGCAGCGCCTGCGGGGCGTGGCGTTCCAACTCGGTCAGCCGCTCGAAAGCACCGCCCACATCGCCCTGGCCGACCAAGGTGCCTGCGAGCTGAATGCGCGGGCGCGCCGCCGTCGGCGCCTGCTGGATGGCTTGCTGCAGCAGCTGCTCGGCTTGGGCCACGTCCTGTCGCTTGGTCAAGGCGGTGGCCGCCTGCTCGCAAAGGTAGTGCGACAGACGATGGGTAAAGTCGCCTTGCTGCATGCGCTCCAGCTTGACGGCCACTTCGGTCGCCTGCGGCCAGTCGCGGGCGCGCTCGTACAGGGAAAGCAGCGTCAGCCATGCCTGCTCCTGGTAGCGGGTGCCGTCGAGCTTGCGCAGCGCTTCTTCAGCGCGGTCGAGCAGGCCGGCCTTGAGAAAGTCGAGTGCCAAAGCGTGCTGCGCGCGTTCACGGTCGGCAACGGGAAGGTCAGCGCGTGACAACAGGTGCTCGTGCACGCGCACGGCGCGCTCGTATTCGCCGCGGCGACGAAACAGGTTGCCCAGCGCGAAGTGCAGCTCGGTGGTGTCCGGGTCGCGCTGCACCGCCTCGATGAACGCGTCAATGGCTTGATCCTGCTGCTCATTGAGCAGGTAGTTCAAACCCTTGAAATAGGCCTTGGGTGCCTGGCGGTTCTCGATTCGCAGCTGCCGCAGGTCGAGCCGGGAAGCCAGCCAGCCGAGCGCGAAAACGATCGGTACGCCCAGAAGAAGCCAGCTGAGATCAAACTCCATGGCGCGGGGGAATCAAGGTGTCGTCCAGGGGCGCCATGCCAGAGCCGCGCTCGGCGGGCGGGTGCGCAGAAGTGCGGCGGCGGGCCCACCAACCGGGCAGCATGCCCATCACGCCGACGACCAGCCCCGCCGCAAAGGCGACCAGCACGATCAGCATCATCGGCGCACGCCATTGGTGCCCAAACAGCAGATGCACGGTGGCATCCTGTTGGTTGTTGAGCGCGAAAGCGAAAAGCGCAAAAAAAATGGCTGCCTTCAGTATCCACTTCAGCAGCCGCGTGAGCTTGTACATGCGTCTTCCACAAGGTTCGGGAAGATTCTAGTGAGTTTCTATCGGAAGGCCGATTCGGCTGCCGTCACCTCGTGCTCGAAGATGCCGGTAGATCGACGGGCTGGCTGCCTACCGCTTCGCGCAAGGCCTTGCCTGGCTTGAAATGCGGTACGCGCCGTTCCGGAATTGGCACACTCGCACCCGTGCGCGGGTTGCGGCCCATGCGCGGGGGGCGGCGATTGATCGCAAAGCTGCCGAAGCCACGGATCTCGATCCGGTGGCCGCGCACCAGGGCGTCTGCCATCGCATCCAGAATGGTTTTGACGGCGGCGTCGGCGTCTTTGTGTGTGAGTTGGCTGAACCGTTCGGCCAGCAATTCCACCAGATCAGATCGTGTCATGCGAGATCACGACCGGCCCGGGCGGGCGCGGTCGTGCAAGGCCTCAAGTGCTTACTTCTCGTTGTTGTCCAGCTTGGCGCGCAGCAGGGCGCCCAGGCTGGTCGTGCCGGCGGTGCCGGTGTTCTGGTTCAGGCTGGCCATGGCTTCCTGCTGGTCGGCAGCGTCCTTGGCTTTGATCGACAGCTGGATGTTGCGCGTTTTGCGGTCCACGTTGACCACCACGGCATTCACCTCGTCGCCGACCTTCAGCACTTGGCTGGCGTCGTCCACGCGGTCGCGGCTGATCTCGGAGGCGCGCAGGTAGCCCAGCACGTCGTGGCCCAGATCGATCTCGGCGCCACGGGCGTCCACCGTCTTCACGGTACCGGTCACGGTCTGGCCCTTGTCGTTCACAGTCACGAACGTGGTGAACGGGTCTTGGTCCAGCTGCTTGATGCCCAGGCTGATGCGCTCGCGGTCCACGTCGACGGCCAGCACGATGGCTTCAACTTCCTGGCCCTTCTTGTAGTTGCGCACGGCGGCTTCGCCGGGCTCGTTCCAGGACAGGTCAGACAAGTGCACCAGGCCGTCGATACCGGCAGCCAGGCCCACGAACACGCCGAAGTCGGTGATCGACTTGATCGGGCCCTTGACGTGGTCGCCACGCTTGGTGTTTTGGGCGAACTCTTGCCAGGGGTTGGCGCGGGTTTGCTTCATGCCCAGGCTGATGCGGCGCTTGTCTTCGTCGATCTCAAGGACCATGACTTCGACTTCGTCGCCCAGCGACACGATCTTGCTGGGGGCCACGTTCTTGTTGGTCCAGTCCATTTCAGAGACGTGCACCAAGCCTTCGATACCGGGCTCCAGCTCGACGAACGCGCCGTAGTCGGCAATGTTCGTGACCTTGCCGAACATGCGCGTGCCCGAGGGGTAGCGGCGCGACACGCCCAGCCATGGGTCGTCGCCCATCTGCTTGAGACCCAGCGAAACGCGGTTTTTCTCGGTGTCGAACTTGAGGATCTTGGCCTGGATTTCCTGGCCGGTCTGCACCACTTCCGACGGGTGACGCACGCGGCGCCATGCCATGTCGGTGATGTGCAGCAGGCCGTCGATGCCACCCAGGTCCACGAACGCACCGTATTCGGTGATGTTCTTGACCACGCCGTTGACGATGGCGCCTTCTTTCAGCGTTTCCATCAGCTTGGCGCGTTCTTCGCCCATCGAGGCTTCGACCACAGCGCGGCGGCTCAGCACCACGTTGTTGCGCTTGCGGTCCAGCTTGATGACCTTGAACTCCATCGTCTTGTTTTCGTACGGAGACAGGTCTTTGGTGGGACGCGTGTCCACCAGCGAGCCAGGCAGGAAGGCGCGGATACCGTTGACCAGCACCGTCAGGCCGCCCTTGACTTTGCCAGCGGTCGTGCCGGTGACGAAGTCGCCCGATTCCAGGGCTTTTTCCAGCGCCAGCCAAGAGGCCAGGCGCTTGGCGGTGTCGCGGCTGAGGATGGTGTCGCCGTAGCCGTTTTCGATGGAGCCAATGGCCACCGGCACGAACTGACCGGGCTCGACTTCCACGCCGCCTTGGTCGTTCTTGAATTCTTCGATTGGAATGTAGGCCTCGGACTTGAGACCGGCGTTCACCACGACAAAGTTGTGCTCAACGCGCACGACTTCGGCAGTGATCACTTCGCCCGGGCGCATTTCGGTGCGCTGCAGGGACTCTTCAAACAACTGGGCAAAAGATTCAGACATGAAATTCCTTGTCCGCACACAGGTTGACGACCGCACTATTGCTATCGTTTCTAAGACTGTGGTCGGAAGGTGACGGCCAAAGGGCCGCAGGTTAAGGTTGAACAACCGCCTGACCCGGTGCGCATGCGACGCGCGGAGGGAGGTCAGCCGGAGCGGAAAAAGGCCGACAGGCATGGCCTGCGACCTTGGCTGCGGAGCGTTTCAGGCCGAAGCTTGAAATGGCTGCCGCGCCTGCCACCATGCAAGCACCTGTTCAACCGATTCATCGACCGACAGTTGCGAGTTGTCCAGCAGCAGGGCGTCTTGCGCGGCCTTGAGGGGCGACGCCGCGCGATGGGTATCGCGCGCGTCGCGCGCTTGCAGGTCCGCGCGAAGGCTGGCGATGTTAGCAGAAATCCCCTTGGAAATCAATTGCTTATGGCGCCGCTCGGCGCGTTGGGCAGCGCCTGCGGTCAGAAAGACCTTGAGCGGCGCGAAGGGGAAGACTTGCGTGCCCATGTCGCGCCCGTCGGCCACGAGGCCGGGCAGGCGTGCGAATTCATGCTGCAGTTTCAATAGCGCCTCACGCACGCTGGGAAAGGCCGAAACGCGCGAAGCATCCATGCCCGCTGCTTCGGTGCGGATAGCGTCCGTCACCTCGGCGCCCGCCAGCCACACGCGCCCGGGCCCAAAGCGCACCGGCAGCGCCCGCGCCAGGTCGGCGATCTCAGCTTCGTTAACGGCCTCGGGCTCCAGCCCTGCCTGGCGAGCGGCCAGGCCGGTCAGGCGGTACAGCGCGCCGGAATCCAGGTAGTGGTAGCCCAGGCGATGGGCGATCTCAGACGCCAGGGTGCCTTTGCCCGATGCCGTGGGGCCGTCCACGCAGATGACCGGGACGGGCACCGAGGCTTCGGCCACGGCGAACAGCGCCTCGAAATAGTCGGGGTAGGTCTTGCCGACGCAGCGCGGGTCTTCGATGCGCACGGGCAGGCAGGCCGCGTTGAAGGCGGCCAGCGAACCGCACATGGCCATGCGGTGGTCGTCGTAGGTGTGCAGCGAGGCCGCGCGCCAGCCGGTCACCGGGTCGGGCGGCGTGATGCGGATGTAATCGGCGCCTTCTTCCACCGTGGCGCCCAGCTTGCGCAGTTCGGTGGCCATGGCGGCGATGCGGTCGGTTTCCTTGACGCGCCAGGACGCGATGTTGCGCAGCGTGCTCGGGCCGTCGGCGTACAGCGCCATGGCGGCCAGCGTCATGGCGGCGTCGGGAATGTGGTTGCAGTCCAGATCGATTGCCTTGAGCGGCCACGCACCGCGACGCACGCGCAGCCAATTGGGGCCGCTGACGATGTCGGCGCCCATCAGGCGGGCGGCGTCGACAAAGCGGATGTCGCCTTGGATGCTGTCTTCGCCTACGCCATCGATTTGCAAGCCATTTTGGCCTTCAGCGCGCTCGGATAGTGCGCCGGCAGCTATGAAATAGCTAGCAGAAGAGGCGTCGGCCTCGACATGGATGGCGCCAGGCGATTGGTAGTGGCTGCCGCTGGGAATGGTGAAGCGCGACCAGCCCTGGCGCTGCACGCGTACGCCAAAGCGCGCCAGCAGCTGCAGGGTGATTTCGACGTAGGGCTGCGAGATCAGCTCGCCCACCACGTCGATGACGATGTCTTGCGCCCCCGGCTGGCCGGCCGCCAGCGGCAGCGCCAGCAGCAAGGCGGTGAGGAACTGGCTGGACACGTCGCCGCGCACGGCGATGGGCTGGTCCAGTCGCAACTGGGGCTGGCCGATGCGCAGCGGCGGGTAGCCGGGCGTGCCCAGGTAGTCGACGGTGCAGCCCAGCGCCTGCAACGCGTCGACCAGGTCGCCGATGGGCCGCTCATGCATGCGTGGGATGCCGCGCAGCTGGTAGTCGCCGCCCAGAACGGCCAAAGCAGCGGTCAGCGGGCGCATGGCGGTGCCCGCGTTGCCCAGGAACAGGTCGGCGGCAGGCTGGCGCGCGCGGCCGCCCAACCCGTCGATCACGGCGCGGGTACCGTCCACCTGCACGCCGCAGCCCAGCGCGCGCAAGGCGTCGAGCATGACACGGGTGTCGTCCGAATCGAGCAGGTCGTGCACCGTGGTCTGCCCTTCGCACAGCGCGGCCAGCAGCAAGACCCGGTTGGAAATGCTCTTGGAGCCCGGCAGGCGCACTGCACCGTGAACGCCGCGCAGGGCAGGGATGTCGAGAAATTCGGTATCGAACACGGGCGGACGGGGCCGGGCAGGCCAATCGGTTGAAAGAAACGGCCAACGCGCAGCCCGCGTGGCCTGGCGCAGGCTTAACGCGGGCCGGGCGTCAGGCGCCAGTTGGCGCGGGCATGGCTGGCGCGGTTGATCAGGCGTTCCAGCTCGTCCGCGCGGCCCTCGGCGATGAGGCGTTCGAAATCGCCCAGGGCGTGCTTGAACAGCTCGGTTTGGCGCGCCAATTCTTCGCGGTTGGCAATCAGGACGTCGCGCCACAGCTGGGGGTCGCTGGCGGCGATGCGGCTGAAGTCGCGAAAGCCCGGGCCGGCGAGCGAGAGGAACTGCTCGCCCTCGGGCTGGCCCATCACGCCGTTCACCAGCGCAAAGGCGATCAGGTGCGGCAGGTGGCTGACGGCGGCGAAGGCGGCGTCGTGCGCCTCGGGCGACATGCGTTGCACGTCGCAACCCAGCGCGCGCCACAGGGCTTCGGCGCGGTCGACGTTGGCGGGGTGGGTGCGCTCGATCGGCGTCAGAATGACCTGACGGCCTGCGTACAGGGACGGGTCGGCGTTTTCAACGCCGGACACTTCGCGCCCCGTGATCGGGTGCGCGGGCACGAACAGACCTACGTCGTTTTTCAACACGCGCCGCGCGGCATCCACCACGTCGCGCTTGGTGGAGCCCACGTCCATGATCAACATGCGCGGGTCCAGCAGGTGGCGAATGGCCTTGAGCGTGTTCTCGGTGGCCGCGACCGGCACCGCCAGCAGCACCAAGTCGGCGCCTGAGACCGCCAGCAGCGCGGACGGCGCCTCCACGTCGATCACACCCATCTGCAGCGCCCGCGCCGTGGTGGAGGGCGACTTGCTGTAGCCCACCACGCGGCGCACCAGCCCGGCGCGCTTGAGCGCCAGCGCGAAGGAGCCGCCCATCAGGCCGCAGCCGATCAGTCCGAGCTGCTCAAACATCTTGCGCGAGGGGGTAGGCGCCCAGCACCTTGTAGAAGGCGCATTGGGCTTGCAGCTCGGAGAGTGCGGCGCTCATCTTGGGTTCGGACGGGTGTCCGGCCAGGTCGATATAGAAGTAGTAGTCCCATTGGCCGGATTTGGCGGGGCGGGATTCAAACCGCGTCATGCTGACGCCGTGCTTTTTCAGCGGCGTGAGCATGTCGTGCACGGACCCGGATATGTTGGGCACCGACACCACGATGCTGGTGCAGTCGCGCCCGCTGGGCGCAGGCATGGCCAGCGTCTGCGGTAGGCAGATCACGGCAAAGCGGGTGCGGTTGTATGCCTCGTCCTGGATCGAGTGCGACACGATGTGCAGGCCGAACTGGGCCGCCGCGCGCTCGCTGGCCAGGCCCGCCCAGGCGGGGTTGGTGGCCGCCAGACGCGCGCCCTCGGCGTTGCTGGCCACGGCGCGGCGCTCGGCGTGAGGCAGGTGCTCAGACAGCCAGCGCTGGCACTGCATCAGCGCCTGGGGGTGGGCCAGCACGGCCTCGACACCCTCCAGCGAATTGACTTGCCGCAGCAGGTTGTGGCGAACCATCAGGCTGACTTCGCCGACCACGTGCACCGGCGAATGCAGGAAAAGATCGAAGGTGCGGGCGACCACGCCTTCGGTGGAATTCTCGACCGCCACCACGCCGAACTGCGCCGTGCCGGCCGCTGTGGCGTGAAACACCTCGTCGAACGAGCTGCAATAGATCAGGTTGGCCGCGCTGCCAAAGTATTCGATGGCCGCTTGCTCGGTGAAGGTGCCTTCGGGGCCGAGCACGGCCACGCGCTGCGGTACTTCCAGCGCCAGGCAGGCCGACATGATTTCGCGCCAGACGGCGGCGACATGCTGGTTCTGCAGGGGGCCGGTGTTGTTCGCCTGGATCTTGGCGATCACCTGCGCCACGCGGTCAGGGCGAAAGAAGGGCGTGCCTTCATGGCGCTTGAGCTCGCCCACCTCTTCGGCCACGCGTGCGCGCTGATTGAGCAGCGAGAGCAGTTGGGCATCCAGGCTGTCGATCTGGGTTCGCAGCTTGGCAAGGGCTTCAGATTGAACGGGGGGAGAGCTCATGCGAGGCACGTATCCAACGAAGACGCCGGCCCGAAGCCGGCGAAACACGAAAAACCCTGATTGTGGCGCGATTAACGCTTATTTCTTAGCGGGCGACGAACCACCGTTGCTCGTCACGATGCGGTTGGCCGCAGCTTCGAAATTCTTGGCGCCGTTTTCCACCTGGGGTTTGGTGGCATCGACGATGCGCTTGGCCCATGCGTTCGTGGCGTCCGGGCCGAGGGCCTGGAACTTGGCGCTGGCGGGCGATTCCATGTAGGCCACGATCTGCTTGAGCTCTTCTTCCGACAGCTTTTCCATGAAGATCGGCACCAGGGCGGCTTCGGCGGCCTTGGCCGTCTGGGCTTCCACCACTTTTTGCGTGCTGTCAGCGTATTTTTTCAGCTCGACATCCAGCTTGTCGCGCACATCTTTTTGACGCGCTGGCGGCACGGTTTCATCCAGGCGCTGCGACCAGCCGGCCAGCAAGGGCTGCACGGCGGAGGCGGTCAGCTGCTCGGCCATGGCGCTGCCATCGGCCTTCTGCTGCATCTGCGCCAGCTTGACGGCCAAGGCGCGTTTGCTGTCGTTTTGGGCCATGGCGCCCGTCGATGCTGCGCAAGCAGCTGCGAAAAGAATAGCAATAGGGAATTTGGAAAGGGTTGCGTTCAAAGCTAGCTCCATCGTTAATCTTGGGGTTCGTCGGTCTCAATGTCATTCACCTGCGCATCGTTTTCAACAATGCGTTGCAGGCCACTGAGTTGGGCGCCTTCGTCCAGCGCGATCAGCGTCACGCCTTGCGTGGCGCGGCCCATTTCGCGGATTTCGGACACCCGGGTGCGCACCAGCACACCCTTGTCGGTGATCAGCATGATTTCGTCGTCAGGGCTGACCAGCGTGGCGGCCACAACCTTGCCGTTGCGCTCGCTCTGCTGGATGGCGATCATGCCCTTCGTGCCGCGGCCATGCCGGGTGTACTCGGTAATGTTGGTGCGTTTACCGTAACCATTTTCTGTCGCGGTTAGGACACTGTTGCGCGCCAATGGTTCCGAATCGTCGGCGCTGGCCTCGCCGGGGGCCACCAGCATGGCGATGACGCTCTGGCGCTCGTCGAGCTGCATGCCGCGCACGCCGCGCGCATTGCGGCCCATGGGGCGCACGTCGTTTTCGTCAAAGCGCACCGCCTTGCCGCCGTCAGAGAACAGCATCACATCGTGCGCGCCGTCGGTCAGCGCCGCACCGATCAGGAAGTCGCCCTCGTCGAGATCGACGGCGATGATCCCGGCCTTGCGTGGGTTGCTGAATTCGGACAGCGCCGTCTTCTTCACCGTGCCCATCGACGTGCCCATGAACACGTAGCGGTTGTCGGGGAAGGTACGCGTCTCGCCCGTCAGGGGCAGCACGACGTTGATCTTTTCGCCCTCGGCCAAGGGGAACATGTTGACGATCGGGCGGCCGCGGGAGCCGCGCGAGCCCGAGGGCACTTCCCACACCTTGAGCCAGTAAAGCCGGCCACGGTTGGAAAAGCACAGGATGTAGTCGTGCGTGTTGGCGATGAATAGCTGGTCGATCCAGTCGTCTTCTTTCGTTGCCGTGGCCTGCTTGCCGCGCCCGCCGCGCTTTTGCGCGCGGTACTCGGACAAGGGTTGCGCCTTGATGTAGCCCGTGTGGCTGAGCGTGACCACCATGTCGGTGGGCGTGATCAGGTCTTCGGTTGCCAAGTCTTGCGCGTTGTGCTCGACCACCGAGCGGCGGGCGCCATCCTTGGTCTGGCCGAACTCGGTTTTCAGCGCCGTCAGCTCGTCGCCAATGATGGTGGACACGCGCGAAGGCTTGGCCAGGATGTCGAGCAGGTCCTCGATCTCGGCCATTACTTCTTTGTATTCGGCAATGATCTTGTCCTGCTCCAGGCCCGTCAGGCGTTGCAGGCGCATTTGCAGAATTTCCTGCGCCTGCGTCTCGGACAGCCGGTACAGGCCGTCTTTCTGCAGGCCGAATTCGCGGCCCAGCGACTCGGGGCGATAGTCGTCGGCGCTGATCACGGCGCCATCGCCTTCGCGTGCACGCGTCAGCATCTCGCGCACCAGTGCGCTGTCCCACGTGCGGGCCATCAATTCGGTCTTGGCGACCGGCGGCGTGGGCGATTCGCGGATGATGCGAATGAATTCGTCGATGTTGGCCAGCGCAACCGCCAGGCCTTCCAGCACGTGGCCGCGCTCGCGCGCTTTGCGCAGTTCAAACACCGTGCGCCGGGTAACGACTTCGCGGCGGTGCTGCAGAAAGACCTGGATCAGCTCCTTCAGGTTGCACAGCTTGGGCTGGCCGTCGACCAGCGCCACGGTGTTGATGCCGAACGTGTCCTGCAGCTGCGTCTGCTTGTACAGGTTGTTCAGCACCACTTCGGGCACTTCACCGCGCTTGAGCTCGATCACTAGGCGCATGCCGGACTTGTCCGACTCGTCCTGAATGTGGCTGATGCCTTCGAGCTTTTTCTCGTGCACCAGCTCGGCCATGCGCTCTTGCAAGGTCTTCTTGTTGACCTGGTAGGGCAGCTCGTCGACGATGATGGCCTGGCGCTGGCCCTTGTCGATATCTTCAAAGTGCACCTTCGCGCGCATGACCACGCGCCCGCGCCCGGTGCGGTAGCCGTCCTTCACGCCTTGCACACCGTAGATGATGCCGCCGGTGGGGAAGTCGGGGGCGGGGATGATCTCCATCAGCTCGTCGATGGTCGCGTCGGGCTGGTTCAGCAAGTGGAGGCACGCGTCCACCACCTCGTTGAGGTTGTGCGGCGGGATGTTGGTGGCCATGCCCACCGCAATGCCGCCAGAGCCGTTCACCAGCAGGTTGGGCAGGCGCGCCGGCAGCACCAGCGGTTCGGTCACGCTGCCGTCGTAGTTGGGGCCGAAATCGACGGTGCCCTTGTCGATGTCCGCCAGCATTTCGTGGGCGATCTTGTGCAGCCGGATTTCGGTGTAGCGCATGGCCGCGGCCGCGTCGCCGTCCACCGAGCCGAAGTTGCCTTGCCCGTCGATCAGGGGGTGGCGCAGGCTGAACGGCTGCGTCATGCGCACGATGGTGTCGTAGATGGCCGAGT
This genomic interval from Ottowia oryzae contains the following:
- a CDS encoding prephenate dehydrogenase: MFEQLGLIGCGLMGGSFALALKRAGLVRRVVGYSKSPSTTARALQMGVIDVEAPSALLAVSGADLVLLAVPVAATENTLKAIRHLLDPRMLIMDVGSTKRDVVDAARRVLKNDVGLFVPAHPITGREVSGVENADPSLYAGRQVILTPIERTHPANVDRAEALWRALGCDVQRMSPEAHDAAFAAVSHLPHLIAFALVNGVMGQPEGEQFLSLAGPGFRDFSRIAASDPQLWRDVLIANREELARQTELFKHALGDFERLIAEGRADELERLINRASHARANWRLTPGPR
- the pheA gene encoding prephenate dehydratase, with protein sequence MSSPPVQSEALAKLRTQIDSLDAQLLSLLNQRARVAEEVGELKRHEGTPFFRPDRVAQVIAKIQANNTGPLQNQHVAAVWREIMSACLALEVPQRVAVLGPEGTFTEQAAIEYFGSAANLIYCSSFDEVFHATAAGTAQFGVVAVENSTEGVVARTFDLFLHSPVHVVGEVSLMVRHNLLRQVNSLEGVEAVLAHPQALMQCQRWLSEHLPHAERRAVASNAEGARLAATNPAWAGLASERAAAQFGLHIVSHSIQDEAYNRTRFAVICLPQTLAMPAPSGRDCTSIVVSVPNISGSVHDMLTPLKKHGVSMTRFESRPAKSGQWDYYFYIDLAGHPSEPKMSAALSELQAQCAFYKVLGAYPLAQDV
- a CDS encoding bifunctional 3-phosphoshikimate 1-carboxyvinyltransferase/cytidylate kinase; this encodes MFDTEFLDIPALRGVHGAVRLPGSKSISNRVLLLAALCEGQTTVHDLLDSDDTRVMLDALRALGCGVQVDGTRAVIDGLGGRARQPAADLFLGNAGTAMRPLTAALAVLGGDYQLRGIPRMHERPIGDLVDALQALGCTVDYLGTPGYPPLRIGQPQLRLDQPIAVRGDVSSQFLTALLLALPLAAGQPGAQDIVIDVVGELISQPYVEITLQLLARFGVRVQRQGWSRFTIPSGSHYQSPGAIHVEADASSASYFIAAGALSERAEGQNGLQIDGVGEDSIQGDIRFVDAARLMGADIVSGPNWLRVRRGAWPLKAIDLDCNHIPDAAMTLAAMALYADGPSTLRNIASWRVKETDRIAAMATELRKLGATVEEGADYIRITPPDPVTGWRAASLHTYDDHRMAMCGSLAAFNAACLPVRIEDPRCVGKTYPDYFEALFAVAEASVPVPVICVDGPTASGKGTLASEIAHRLGYHYLDSGALYRLTGLAARQAGLEPEAVNEAEIADLARALPVRFGPGRVWLAGAEVTDAIRTEAAGMDASRVSAFPSVREALLKLQHEFARLPGLVADGRDMGTQVFPFAPLKVFLTAGAAQRAERRHKQLISKGISANIASLRADLQARDARDTHRAASPLKAAQDALLLDNSQLSVDESVEQVLAWWQARQPFQASA
- a CDS encoding DUF2059 domain-containing protein; the protein is MAQNDSKRALAVKLAQMQQKADGSAMAEQLTASAVQPLLAGWSQRLDETVPPARQKDVRDKLDVELKKYADSTQKVVEAQTAKAAEAALVPIFMEKLSEEELKQIVAYMESPASAKFQALGPDATNAWAKRIVDATKPQVENGAKNFEAAANRIVTSNGGSSPAKK
- the rpsA gene encoding 30S ribosomal protein S1; amino-acid sequence: MSESFAQLFEESLQRTEMRPGEVITAEVVRVEHNFVVVNAGLKSEAYIPIEEFKNDQGGVEVEPGQFVPVAIGSIENGYGDTILSRDTAKRLASWLALEKALESGDFVTGTTAGKVKGGLTVLVNGIRAFLPGSLVDTRPTKDLSPYENKTMEFKVIKLDRKRNNVVLSRRAVVEASMGEERAKLMETLKEGAIVNGVVKNITEYGAFVDLGGIDGLLHITDMAWRRVRHPSEVVQTGQEIQAKILKFDTEKNRVSLGLKQMGDDPWLGVSRRYPSGTRMFGKVTNIADYGAFVELEPGIEGLVHVSEMDWTNKNVAPSKIVSLGDEVEVMVLEIDEDKRRISLGMKQTRANPWQEFAQNTKRGDHVKGPIKSITDFGVFVGLAAGIDGLVHLSDLSWNEPGEAAVRNYKKGQEVEAIVLAVDVDRERISLGIKQLDQDPFTTFVTVNDKGQTVTGTVKTVDARGAEIDLGHDVLGYLRASEISRDRVDDASQVLKVGDEVNAVVVNVDRKTRNIQLSIKAKDAADQQEAMASLNQNTGTAGTTSLGALLRAKLDNNEK